A genome region from Frankineae bacterium MT45 includes the following:
- a CDS encoding PKD domain-containing protein, with translation MHLSKSYVRTSRLVLTLSTVLVIVVAMFTSQLAHAPRAFAGLYGPIPSNESGDPTEDFLDTDALFLYVRSDTAGGRACVIAATGDDWSCDSPAKGWNRATHLLGVGTQWDLLQKPHLPIGQFRIGVENSQDVPLEASEVFSVEPCLEGCSTALAEGVVTEAKDAAGRLTYDMGQMCTITGVLEKVAGKAIGMRGYSKDIKVPKLSYTDLPFVGTVVTGIDFVSFTIEDPASAGITKALDILKDLSCQTAQMYSDIAHDPPDSGYAQVAPPVFATIPASSPGPLDDLLQTVDRQRAFGIAMLHAYERYQGATVAADLAGQRRQLNATGEFGSDLAREMATSAQRLRTYADTAAADSELSKPAVEPGELETLTTLYQRITASGFTAAEMAQFHARGYTDTQIAAIRTHFGQNIGSLSTTDTFPDDLRTLADQVEAEIDPIQAFATSALVDAGRLDVAPTAGFVATLVSGRTYNFQSTGVSTDGDAIVSRSWDFGDGQSASGASVMHTFANDGYYSVTHTVSEAALAGATSQQLMVGPKPNRAPIAVRDKAFATSGEPVTIDVLTNDSDPDGDTLQIVSSTDGSGGPVNCSASSCVYSPGSVTGTDVFTYTIADPAGATATAQVVVSVGPPAVVIPNAEMAASTQSGDGPLLVQFDASSSHESGGTIVSYDWTFGDGATGSGVTASHTYIKAGQYTASLTVTDDHGQTASTSLSISVTSKGDLPPVVSLAGITTSGFAPLELPLSAYAYDPDSTVVTLTWSFGDGDSATGDSVTHTYQTAGAYRLTVTATDGDGATASDSRMITVYSPANQPPIPAADNATTDKDTPVTIGVLDNDVDPDGDPLTVTGSDGGSGESGSVSCATSGSCVFTPAAGFEGSATFTYDVSDGRSAPVSELVTVTVQHHDGYPTAVAHVNPVQGFVPMGSSLDASASVAGSSPIASYKWRFSDGFTSSEATTSHLMATPGTLTGTLTVTDTDGRSDTVALTLGATDAADLQLPFCGDQDDPNDPLVPQCRSYTRLPDVQTWQVTGSGTVDVTFDWIDRDAANSNELVAFNVDDALGTINGARPGTQAWYDGVLSRAQTVFPGGSNAFSPDVTFAYPAGTYLAFFISGESLTDLPKAPVWQDQVFFSITSANSDGADHMEGYSNATAHKTEFGFEDLYGGGDRDFNDVVYTMSGAVRPVGSLSAGLTASTPTVVAGSAVQYTASVANQSTAATSINSVSVTLPVGFTYQSGTSSGLTSHEPEIAGRTLTWSGPFVVGALNNGTETFTATAGEVPGTYPSSADASAGPLTVTPSGPTAAVTVTTASTPTPTPTPTPTPTPTPTPTPTPTPTPTPTPTPTPTPTPTPTPTPTPTPTPTPTPTPTPTPTPTPTPTPTPTPTPTPTPTPTPTPTPTPTPTPTPTPTPVNHVPTAVAQSVTTIVNTAVPVTLSGTDPDGDRLTYTVASGPSHGSLTGTGPNLRYTPAVGYSGVDTFTFTVNDGQSTSAPATVTVTVEPPPFSCPTTAPTLDTTASTDQKTADTKLRSDPFSTTAPNELILAFVAADGPRSPDQSITGVTGGGLSWTLAARSNSAWGTTEVWQAFAPAKLSNVRVVATLAKSRFDGMITLAAFAHASANVGTTVAAAGTSGTPTATLSSTSCGSLVWGVGHDWTLSKVPTAPTGQTLVHTFVDGRVLDSFWTQRMDGASSGGAVTLTTNGIHDDRWTMVAVEIRPEDWLAPPADQAPTPE, from the coding sequence ATGCACCTGTCGAAGAGTTATGTCCGCACGTCCAGACTCGTGCTCACGCTGAGTACCGTGCTGGTCATAGTGGTGGCGATGTTCACCAGCCAACTGGCGCACGCGCCCCGAGCCTTCGCTGGACTCTACGGGCCGATCCCGTCCAATGAGAGTGGCGACCCCACCGAGGATTTCCTCGACACCGACGCGCTATTCCTCTACGTCCGCTCCGATACCGCGGGCGGCCGCGCCTGCGTGATCGCGGCTACCGGCGACGACTGGAGCTGCGATTCACCGGCCAAGGGGTGGAACCGGGCGACGCACCTGCTCGGGGTCGGCACCCAGTGGGATCTGCTGCAGAAGCCGCACCTGCCGATCGGACAGTTCCGCATTGGCGTCGAGAACAGTCAGGACGTGCCGCTGGAGGCGAGCGAGGTCTTCTCCGTCGAGCCTTGTCTGGAGGGGTGTTCCACCGCGCTGGCGGAGGGTGTCGTCACCGAAGCGAAGGACGCGGCCGGGCGGTTGACCTACGACATGGGCCAGATGTGCACGATCACGGGCGTGCTGGAGAAGGTGGCGGGCAAGGCCATCGGCATGCGTGGGTACTCGAAGGACATCAAGGTCCCGAAGCTCAGCTACACCGATCTTCCCTTCGTCGGCACCGTCGTCACCGGTATCGACTTCGTGTCGTTCACGATCGAGGATCCGGCGTCGGCCGGCATCACGAAGGCCCTCGACATTCTGAAGGATCTCTCCTGCCAGACCGCCCAGATGTATTCGGACATCGCCCATGACCCGCCGGACAGCGGCTACGCCCAGGTTGCCCCGCCGGTCTTCGCAACCATCCCGGCCAGCAGCCCCGGACCGCTGGATGACCTGCTCCAGACGGTCGATCGGCAGCGCGCATTCGGCATCGCCATGCTCCACGCCTACGAGCGGTACCAGGGCGCCACAGTGGCCGCCGACCTCGCCGGCCAGCGCCGGCAACTGAACGCCACCGGCGAGTTCGGGAGCGACCTGGCGCGCGAGATGGCCACCAGCGCGCAGCGGCTGCGCACGTATGCCGATACCGCGGCCGCCGACAGCGAGCTCTCCAAGCCGGCCGTCGAGCCCGGTGAACTCGAGACCCTGACGACGCTCTACCAACGAATCACGGCTAGTGGGTTCACCGCGGCCGAGATGGCCCAGTTTCATGCCCGTGGATACACCGACACCCAGATCGCGGCGATCCGTACCCACTTCGGCCAGAACATCGGCAGTCTCTCCACCACCGATACCTTTCCGGACGACCTGCGGACGCTCGCCGACCAGGTCGAGGCCGAGATCGACCCGATCCAGGCGTTCGCGACCAGCGCGCTGGTCGACGCCGGCCGCCTCGATGTCGCACCGACCGCTGGCTTCGTCGCCACCTTGGTCAGCGGACGCACGTACAACTTCCAGTCAACCGGTGTCTCCACCGACGGCGATGCGATCGTCTCGCGCAGCTGGGATTTCGGCGACGGTCAGTCGGCCTCGGGCGCGTCGGTGATGCATACCTTCGCCAATGATGGCTACTACTCCGTCACCCATACCGTCTCGGAGGCGGCGCTAGCGGGTGCCACCAGCCAGCAGTTGATGGTTGGCCCCAAGCCCAACCGGGCGCCGATCGCGGTGCGGGACAAGGCGTTTGCCACGAGCGGAGAACCAGTCACGATCGACGTGCTGACCAATGACTCAGACCCGGACGGCGACACCCTGCAGATCGTCTCGTCGACCGACGGCTCAGGTGGACCGGTCAACTGCAGCGCGTCGAGTTGCGTGTACAGCCCGGGATCGGTGACGGGGACCGATGTCTTCACCTACACGATTGCTGACCCGGCCGGCGCCACCGCTACGGCGCAGGTCGTGGTCAGCGTCGGGCCGCCCGCGGTGGTGATCCCTAATGCCGAGATGGCCGCCTCGACGCAGAGCGGCGACGGGCCCCTGCTGGTGCAGTTCGACGCGTCGTCGAGCCACGAATCAGGGGGCACGATCGTCTCCTACGACTGGACGTTCGGCGATGGCGCAACCGGCAGTGGCGTGACGGCAAGCCACACCTATATCAAAGCCGGCCAGTACACGGCGTCCCTCACAGTGACCGACGATCACGGTCAGACCGCCTCGACGAGCCTCTCGATCTCCGTTACGTCAAAGGGTGATCTGCCTCCGGTGGTCAGCTTGGCCGGCATCACCACGTCGGGTTTCGCACCGCTTGAGCTGCCGCTCTCGGCCTATGCCTACGATCCCGACTCGACTGTCGTGACCCTCACCTGGAGCTTCGGCGATGGTGACTCGGCGACCGGCGATTCGGTGACTCATACCTACCAGACGGCTGGGGCGTATCGGCTGACGGTGACCGCGACCGACGGCGATGGTGCGACCGCGTCGGACAGCCGCATGATCACGGTCTATTCGCCGGCCAACCAGCCGCCCATCCCCGCCGCTGACAACGCCACCACCGACAAGGACACACCGGTCACGATCGGGGTATTGGATAACGACGTCGATCCCGACGGCGACCCGCTGACCGTCACCGGTAGCGACGGCGGCAGCGGGGAGTCTGGCTCCGTCAGCTGCGCCACGAGCGGCAGTTGTGTCTTCACACCCGCCGCCGGCTTCGAGGGGAGCGCGACCTTCACCTACGACGTCAGTGATGGCCGCAGTGCGCCCGTATCCGAGCTCGTCACCGTCACGGTCCAGCACCACGACGGGTATCCGACCGCGGTGGCCCACGTCAATCCGGTGCAGGGTTTCGTGCCGATGGGATCCTCGCTCGACGCGAGTGCGTCGGTGGCCGGAAGTAGCCCGATCGCCAGCTATAAGTGGAGATTCAGTGACGGCTTCACCAGTTCCGAGGCGACCACCTCGCACCTGATGGCGACGCCGGGCACGCTCACTGGCACCCTCACGGTGACTGACACCGACGGCCGCTCCGACACCGTCGCCCTCACCCTCGGTGCAACCGACGCCGCGGACCTTCAGCTCCCGTTCTGCGGCGATCAGGACGACCCGAATGATCCGCTCGTCCCGCAGTGCCGCTCGTACACTCGCCTCCCTGATGTGCAGACGTGGCAGGTCACCGGCAGCGGAACCGTCGACGTCACCTTCGACTGGATCGATCGTGACGCCGCGAATAGCAACGAACTCGTCGCCTTCAACGTTGACGACGCGCTCGGCACGATCAACGGCGCGCGTCCGGGCACACAGGCCTGGTACGACGGGGTGTTGAGCCGGGCGCAGACCGTCTTCCCGGGCGGTTCGAACGCCTTCAGTCCTGACGTCACCTTCGCCTATCCCGCCGGGACGTACCTCGCCTTCTTCATCAGCGGCGAAAGTCTGACCGATCTGCCGAAGGCCCCGGTCTGGCAGGACCAGGTGTTCTTCTCGATAACATCGGCAAATTCAGACGGAGCTGACCACATGGAGGGGTACAGCAACGCCACTGCGCACAAGACGGAGTTTGGATTCGAGGATCTCTACGGCGGTGGCGATCGCGACTTCAACGATGTCGTCTACACAATGAGCGGCGCAGTGCGACCGGTCGGGAGCCTCTCCGCCGGGCTCACCGCCTCGACCCCGACGGTCGTCGCCGGATCAGCGGTGCAGTACACCGCGAGCGTCGCCAATCAGTCGACGGCGGCGACGAGCATCAACAGCGTTTCGGTGACGCTCCCGGTCGGATTCACCTACCAGAGCGGCACATCGTCCGGGCTCACCAGCCACGAACCCGAGATCGCCGGCCGCACGCTCACCTGGAGCGGGCCCTTCGTGGTGGGCGCGCTAAACAACGGAACCGAGACGTTCACGGCGACGGCCGGGGAGGTTCCGGGGACGTACCCGAGCTCGGCCGACGCCAGTGCGGGCCCGCTCACGGTGACCCCGTCCGGGCCGACAGCGGCGGTAACGGTCACGACGGCATCGACGCCCACGCCCACGCCGACGCCCACTCCGACTCCGACACCGACGCCGACGCCGACGCCCACGCCGACACCAACACCCACGCCGACGCCGACACCCACGCCGACGCCAACACCGACACCGACGCCGACGCCGACGCCGACGCCGACGCCCACGCCGACGCCGACGCCGACGCCCACGCCGACACCAACACCCACGCCGACGCCGACACCGACGCCGACGCCCACGCCGACACCCACGCCGACACCAACACCCACGCCGACGCCGACGCCGACACCGACACCGACACCCACGCCGGTGAACCACGTCCCGACCGCCGTCGCGCAGTCCGTGACGACGATCGTCAATACCGCAGTTCCGGTGACGCTCAGTGGCACCGACCCCGATGGTGATCGGTTGACGTACACGGTTGCCAGTGGCCCGTCGCACGGCAGCCTCACCGGCACCGGACCAAACCTGCGGTACACGCCCGCGGTTGGGTACTCCGGCGTAGATACCTTTACTTTCACGGTGAATGACGGTCAGTCAACCAGTGCTCCGGCGACCGTCACGGTGACGGTTGAGCCGCCGCCTTTCAGCTGTCCCACCACCGCGCCCACCCTCGACACCACGGCATCGACCGACCAGAAGACGGCCGACACGAAGCTGCGCTCGGACCCATTCAGCACGACAGCGCCCAACGAACTGATTTTGGCATTCGTCGCCGCCGACGGCCCGCGCTCGCCCGATCAGTCGATCACCGGCGTGACCGGGGGCGGACTCAGCTGGACCCTGGCCGCCCGCTCCAACTCGGCCTGGGGGACGACTGAGGTCTGGCAGGCCTTCGCGCCGGCCAAGCTGAGCAACGTTCGCGTAGTCGCCACATTGGCCAAGTCCCGCTTCGACGGCATGATCACCCTGGCCGCCTTCGCTCACGCCTCGGCGAACGTCGGCACGACGGTAGCGGCCGCCGGCACCTCCGGCACGCCGACGGCCACCTTGAGCTCGACGTCCTGCGGCTCACTCGTCTGGGGCGTCGGTCATGACTGGACGCTGTCGAAGGTGCCGACGGCTCCCACCGGGCAGACGTTGGTACACACCTTCGTCGACGGGCGGGTTCTCGACTCCTTCTGGACCCAGCGGATGGACGGCGCCTCCTCGGGTGGCGCCGTTACCCTGACAACCAACGGAATTCACGATGACCGGTGGACGATGGTCGCGGTCGAGATCCGCCCGGAGGACTGGCTGGCGCCTCCGGCGGATCAGGCTCCGACGCCGGAGTAA
- a CDS encoding Predicted ATPase, with the protein MVLLEREAEVATLGAAADAAERGAGSLIWVSGEAGSGKSALLRAALPSAIWGFCEPLSTPRPLGPFRDIEKQLEPPLPSADVTSMRDRLLDWLTANEGAVTPRRPPLIIEDAHWIDDASADVLRFLGRRVAKTRGLLVVTFRDELGSDHPLRALLGDLTGTGAIDRINVAPLSADAVTQLVQATTVHADEAYRLTKGNAFLVSELVRSPQAAGSSVLDSVSARLMRLPVASRTLVEFLSVIPGRVTGSLLGADWAFIDDAVTAGLLNVDATAVEFRHELVRLAVEAGLPPGRRRELHAEVAKRMLASVTAEPAAIAFHARLARDDALARSSEIAAARQAVAAGSHRQAAEHLRRVLEGPDSATEPATDGALWLALSHEEYLIGRDAAAVAAAQRAVELHPTGTDPRQRAVAVCWLSRVTASEAESHRLARSAVEMLEPLGPGSELAEAYAYLATNRMLARDLVVAEGLAQRALTMAEELGDIETQVVALQALGAARTLSGQEPDCHHLHRAVGLAREGGLDAELGRAYSNLVSAAGEARLYDVSGRATTEALAEFLARDLDGHANYTRAWHARCLFEQGRWSQATARVDEIIAADGALKTIAGVTAFTIQGRIRARRGDPDVAGSLREAGALAARTGSLQRTAPVAAAVQEAAWLGAAVPELSSDATALERNYELALQRANAWAVGELGLWMWRSGRLATLPPIAAEPYRRHVNGEPEAAGELWREIGCPYEAADAWSDSAQERYVRESLRIFTELAARPGRQRAARRLRELGVRSIPRGPRASTAQQADGLTSREQEVLSWVRQGYTDAEIAARLQLSVKTVGHHVSAVLRKTGSRSRRELQLPTSGESVTPEGSPGLPR; encoded by the coding sequence ATGGTGCTCTTGGAGCGCGAGGCTGAGGTGGCGACGCTCGGTGCGGCCGCCGACGCCGCCGAGCGCGGCGCCGGTTCGCTGATCTGGGTCAGCGGGGAGGCCGGCAGTGGCAAGTCGGCGTTGCTGCGGGCCGCACTCCCCTCAGCGATATGGGGATTCTGCGAACCCCTCTCGACGCCGCGCCCTCTGGGACCATTCCGCGACATCGAGAAGCAGCTGGAACCTCCGCTCCCCTCGGCTGACGTCACCTCAATGCGGGATCGTCTGCTGGATTGGCTGACCGCGAATGAGGGTGCAGTCACGCCCCGGCGGCCTCCACTGATCATCGAGGACGCGCACTGGATCGACGATGCCAGCGCGGATGTGCTGCGATTCCTTGGGCGTCGCGTCGCGAAGACGCGGGGCCTGCTCGTCGTCACCTTCCGAGACGAGCTCGGCAGCGACCATCCACTGCGGGCACTCCTGGGAGATCTCACCGGCACGGGTGCGATCGACCGCATCAATGTGGCGCCGCTCTCCGCCGATGCCGTCACCCAGCTCGTCCAGGCCACGACCGTCCATGCTGACGAGGCTTACCGGCTGACGAAGGGCAATGCGTTCCTGGTCAGCGAACTCGTGCGCTCGCCGCAGGCGGCCGGATCGTCGGTGCTGGACTCGGTGAGCGCCCGGCTGATGCGGCTGCCCGTGGCGTCTCGCACGCTGGTCGAGTTTCTCTCGGTGATTCCGGGGCGAGTAACCGGATCGCTCCTCGGCGCCGATTGGGCGTTCATCGACGATGCGGTGACCGCCGGCCTGCTCAACGTCGATGCGACCGCGGTGGAGTTCCGCCATGAGCTGGTGCGACTCGCCGTCGAGGCGGGGTTGCCGCCCGGCCGGCGGCGCGAACTGCATGCCGAGGTGGCGAAGCGAATGCTGGCCTCAGTAACGGCGGAGCCTGCGGCAATCGCCTTTCATGCTCGCCTGGCCCGCGATGATGCGCTGGCCCGCAGCAGCGAGATCGCGGCGGCTCGGCAGGCCGTCGCCGCCGGTTCGCACCGCCAGGCGGCGGAGCATCTGCGCCGAGTGCTCGAAGGCCCTGACTCAGCGACGGAACCGGCGACGGACGGCGCGCTCTGGCTCGCCCTCTCGCACGAGGAGTACCTGATCGGACGGGACGCGGCGGCCGTCGCCGCGGCCCAACGGGCGGTAGAGCTGCACCCCACCGGAACAGACCCTCGTCAGCGTGCGGTGGCCGTCTGCTGGCTGAGCCGCGTCACCGCCTCGGAAGCGGAGTCGCACCGCCTGGCCCGCTCCGCCGTGGAGATGCTGGAGCCGCTGGGCCCCGGCTCCGAACTGGCCGAGGCCTACGCCTACCTGGCGACCAATCGGATGCTGGCCCGCGATCTCGTCGTGGCCGAGGGGCTGGCCCAACGAGCACTGACGATGGCCGAGGAACTCGGCGACATCGAGACCCAGGTCGTCGCACTGCAGGCGCTCGGCGCGGCCCGGACGCTCAGCGGCCAGGAGCCGGACTGCCATCACCTGCACCGGGCGGTCGGGCTGGCCCGCGAGGGCGGCCTCGATGCCGAGTTGGGGCGGGCCTACTCGAATCTGGTCTCGGCCGCTGGGGAGGCGCGTCTCTACGACGTCAGCGGACGGGCCACCACCGAGGCGCTGGCCGAGTTCCTCGCTCGCGACCTGGACGGTCACGCGAACTACACCCGAGCCTGGCATGCCCGCTGCCTCTTCGAGCAGGGGCGCTGGTCCCAGGCCACCGCCCGGGTAGATGAGATCATCGCCGCCGACGGCGCGCTGAAGACCATCGCCGGGGTCACCGCATTCACCATTCAGGGGAGGATCCGGGCCCGCCGGGGCGACCCGGACGTGGCCGGATCGCTACGCGAGGCCGGGGCGCTGGCCGCCCGCACCGGATCACTACAACGGACGGCCCCAGTCGCCGCCGCGGTGCAGGAGGCGGCCTGGCTCGGCGCCGCGGTGCCCGAGCTCAGTTCCGACGCAACGGCGCTGGAGCGCAACTACGAGCTCGCGCTGCAGCGGGCCAACGCCTGGGCCGTCGGCGAGCTCGGCCTCTGGATGTGGCGCAGCGGCCGCCTGGCCACTCTCCCGCCGATCGCCGCCGAGCCCTACCGCCGCCACGTCAACGGCGAGCCGGAGGCGGCCGGGGAGCTCTGGCGGGAGATCGGGTGCCCCTACGAAGCGGCCGACGCGTGGTCGGACTCGGCGCAGGAGAGATACGTCCGGGAATCGCTGCGGATCTTCACCGAGCTGGCGGCACGACCGGGACGTCAGCGCGCCGCCCGCCGGCTGCGGGAGCTCGGGGTCCGCTCGATCCCGCGCGGACCGCGGGCCAGTACCGCCCAGCAGGCCGACGGGCTCACCAGTCGCGAGCAAGAAGTGCTGAGTTGGGTGCGCCAGGGGTACACCGACGCCGAGATCGCCGCCCGACTGCAGCTGTCGGTGAAGACGGTCGGACATCACGTGTCGGCGGTACTGCGAAAGACAGGGTCACGCTCGCGTCGTGAGCTCCAACTGCCGACGAGCGGCGAATCGGTGACGCCTGAGGGATCGCCCGGGCTCCCAAGATAG
- a CDS encoding Acetyltransferase (GNAT) family protein, with protein sequence MIVLPEPPRLVEPTTAVEVSFLVGSAADCLQRGMSGDWVTEASEDFAAYVAARRGVQTRWEVPSTILWYVSGPYYLGSLVIRHELTPVLAEAGGHIGYHVVAPWQRQGHATRMLAAGLIEARRLGLRRVLLTCAVENEPSRRVILANGGRPDGQAHGEDRFWIEV encoded by the coding sequence ATGATCGTGCTGCCGGAGCCGCCGCGGCTGGTTGAACCGACCACCGCCGTCGAGGTCTCCTTCCTGGTCGGCTCGGCCGCCGACTGTCTGCAGCGCGGAATGTCGGGTGATTGGGTCACCGAGGCCAGCGAGGATTTCGCGGCCTACGTCGCTGCCCGCCGTGGTGTCCAGACGCGCTGGGAGGTGCCCTCCACGATCCTCTGGTACGTGTCCGGGCCGTACTACCTGGGTTCGCTGGTGATTCGTCACGAGCTGACGCCGGTGCTGGCCGAGGCGGGCGGGCATATCGGCTACCACGTGGTGGCGCCGTGGCAGCGTCAGGGGCATGCGACCCGGATGCTGGCCGCCGGCCTGATCGAGGCCCGCCGGCTGGGTCTGCGCCGCGTGCTGCTGACCTGCGCCGTCGAGAACGAGCCTTCCCGGCGGGTGATCCTGGCCAACGGCGGCCGGCCGGACGGGCAGGCGCACGGCGAGGACCGTTTCTGGATCGAAGTGTGA
- a CDS encoding transcriptional regulator, MarR family → MTTATNTAAELAALLRPSILRLTRVIRNQRVDLSVTLTQLSALNTLNTRGPMGAGELAGHERVQPPSMTKILGALEEHGLVSRVANPNDKRQAIIAITDDGIALLQAERQSRNEWLSQRLAALTPDERAALQAIIPVFDKLAQL, encoded by the coding sequence GTGACTACGGCGACGAACACGGCGGCAGAACTGGCAGCGCTGCTGCGTCCCTCGATTCTGCGGCTGACCCGGGTCATCCGCAATCAGCGGGTCGACCTGTCGGTCACGCTCACCCAGCTCTCGGCGCTGAACACGCTGAACACCCGCGGCCCGATGGGGGCCGGCGAGTTGGCCGGTCACGAGCGGGTGCAGCCACCGTCGATGACGAAGATCCTCGGCGCGCTCGAGGAGCACGGGCTGGTATCGCGAGTGGCGAACCCGAACGACAAGCGGCAGGCCATCATCGCCATCACCGACGACGGCATTGCGCTGCTGCAGGCCGAGCGGCAGTCGCGAAACGAATGGCTCTCGCAGCGGCTAGCCGCACTCACCCCCGACGAGCGAGCCGCTCTGCAGGCGATCATCCCGGTCTTCGACAAACTGGCGCAGCTATGA
- a CDS encoding Predicted arabinose efflux permease, MFS family, whose product MTSTLNPSLRSPDPEPSSPGTKPNRTESTDPTPSASDGMFRSLRVRNYRLYASGQLISLTGTWMARVAQDWLVLELTNSGLALGIVTALQFGPALLLSLWGGVLADRGDKRRLLLLTQTLLALTTLLLGVLVLAGVVTYPQVLALALAMGIIAAIDTPIRQSFVVEMVGKEDLTNAVGINSTIFNTGRILGPAIAGVMIAVVGLGWAFVANALSSVAVIAGLWMMRPSELHPSPQLVRAKGQLRAGVRYVRHRQDLLLTMLLVFIIGTFGLNFQITTAILAKHVFHKSASGYGLLSTALAIGACIGAVLATRRRKRPGSLFLIGAALIFGLLEIASGLMPGFLSTALLLIPTGLAMLTFTTAANASVQLGVEPTMRGRVMALYLMCFMGGTPLGAPIVGWMASAIGPRWGIIGGGLISAGSALALGFGLMRQRQLSVGEAAAEVASRIGRRPLAERL is encoded by the coding sequence GTGACCTCTACCCTCAACCCCTCGCTCCGCAGCCCCGACCCCGAACCTTCATCCCCCGGCACCAAACCGAACCGCACCGAATCAACCGACCCGACACCGTCGGCCTCCGATGGCATGTTCCGCAGCCTGCGGGTCCGCAACTACCGGCTGTACGCCTCGGGCCAGCTCATCTCCCTCACCGGCACCTGGATGGCCCGCGTTGCCCAGGACTGGCTCGTCCTCGAGCTGACCAACTCCGGCCTTGCCCTCGGGATCGTCACCGCGCTGCAGTTCGGTCCGGCCCTGCTCCTCAGCCTCTGGGGTGGCGTCCTGGCCGATCGCGGCGACAAGCGCCGCCTGCTGCTCCTCACCCAGACCCTGCTGGCCCTGACGACCCTGCTGCTCGGCGTGCTCGTCCTGGCCGGCGTTGTCACCTACCCGCAGGTGCTGGCTTTGGCGCTGGCGATGGGGATCATCGCCGCGATCGACACCCCGATCCGGCAGTCCTTCGTGGTCGAGATGGTCGGCAAGGAGGATCTCACCAATGCGGTCGGGATCAACTCCACCATCTTCAACACCGGCCGCATCCTCGGACCGGCCATCGCCGGTGTGATGATCGCTGTCGTCGGGCTGGGCTGGGCCTTCGTGGCCAACGCCCTCTCCAGCGTGGCCGTCATCGCCGGTCTCTGGATGATGCGCCCGTCCGAGCTGCATCCGTCACCGCAACTGGTGCGGGCCAAGGGTCAGCTGCGGGCCGGCGTGCGTTACGTGCGGCACCGTCAGGACCTGCTGCTGACCATGCTCCTGGTCTTCATCATCGGCACCTTCGGCCTGAACTTCCAGATCACCACCGCGATTCTGGCCAAGCATGTCTTCCACAAGTCGGCCTCCGGCTACGGCCTGCTCTCCACCGCGCTGGCGATCGGCGCCTGCATCGGCGCCGTGCTGGCCACGCGACGCCGCAAGCGTCCGGGCAGCCTCTTCCTCATCGGGGCCGCGCTGATCTTCGGACTCCTGGAGATAGCCTCTGGACTTATGCCAGGGTTTCTCAGCACCGCGCTGCTGCTCATCCCGACTGGTCTGGCCATGCTCACCTTCACGACGGCGGCCAACGCCTCGGTGCAGTTGGGTGTCGAACCGACCATGCGCGGACGGGTGATGGCGCTCTACTTGATGTGCTTCATGGGTGGAACCCCGCTCGGGGCACCGATCGTCGGCTGGATGGCCTCGGCGATCGGACCACGCTGGGGGATCATCGGCGGCGGCCTCATCTCGGCGGGCTCCGCGCTCGCCCTGGGCTTCGGGCTGATGCGTCAGCGGCAGCTCAGTGTGGGTGAGGCGGCGGCCGAAGTCGCCAGTCGGATCGGACGGCGGCCGCTCGCCGAGCGGCTCTGA
- a CDS encoding tRNA G18 (ribose-2'-O)-methylase SpoU, producing MEPVTVTDATDPRLDDFRDLKSVDGDAAARGVVIAEGVNVVERMLNSPYRVKAVFGVPARLEVLAPVLAEHDVEVYAGDKWMLSDVAGFRVTRGVLASAHRHSGWDAAQLLATSRRLVLLEGLNDFENLGALFRNVAAFGADGVLLDAQCADPLYRRSVRVSMGHVLRVPFAVLPTSLPDVLPDVHAAGFSTFALTPRAEAEPLATTPVPQRWALAFGAEGPGLTDAALARMQHLTRIPMASGVDSLNVATAVAVALAHFTA from the coding sequence ATGGAGCCGGTCACTGTCACCGACGCCACCGATCCGCGTCTGGACGACTTCCGGGATCTGAAGAGTGTCGACGGCGATGCCGCGGCCCGGGGCGTGGTGATCGCTGAGGGCGTCAACGTGGTCGAGCGGATGCTCAACTCGCCGTACCGGGTGAAGGCGGTCTTCGGCGTGCCGGCCCGGCTGGAGGTGCTGGCCCCGGTGCTGGCCGAGCACGACGTCGAGGTCTACGCCGGTGACAAGTGGATGCTCTCCGACGTCGCCGGCTTCCGGGTGACCCGCGGCGTGCTCGCCTCAGCCCACCGTCACTCCGGCTGGGACGCCGCGCAGTTGCTGGCCACCTCGCGCCGGTTGGTGCTGCTGGAGGGTCTCAACGATTTCGAGAACCTGGGTGCCCTATTCCGCAACGTCGCCGCGTTCGGGGCCGACGGCGTCCTCCTCGACGCCCAGTGCGCCGACCCGCTGTATCGCCGCAGTGTCCGGGTCTCGATGGGGCATGTGCTTCGGGTGCCGTTCGCAGTGCTCCCCACCTCCCTACCCGACGTGCTGCCGGACGTGCATGCGGCGGGATTCTCGACGTTCGCCCTCACTCCCCGGGCCGAGGCGGAGCCGCTGGCCACGACGCCGGTGCCGCAGCGGTGGGCGCTGGCCTTCGGCGCCGAGGGCCCCGGGCTCACCGATGCGGCACTGGCCCGAATGCAGCACCTCACCCGCATCCCGATGGCCAGTGGCGTCGACTCGCTGAACGTCGCCACCGCGGTCGCCGTAGCCCTGGCCCACTTCACCGCCTAG